One region of Armigeres subalbatus isolate Guangzhou_Male chromosome 3, GZ_Asu_2, whole genome shotgun sequence genomic DNA includes:
- the LOC134227547 gene encoding zinc finger protein 423 homolog isoform X2 has protein sequence MEENRESELLQTNDNSEKENNMPENDTDEDDDCDEPENDDGMAKNHIYDHESIESNDFDDDDMTSGSFCSELYSSHTSSSFSPSISDGMTTPTSLTNDGDAGLPNGDSAGGADTSGDKCRSERRNRIDNNNKIIKNNNHTNSHSKNNDGTYRCQFCDKTFPRLGYLKKHEQSHTEHMPFKCEYCARLFKHKRSRDRHTKLHTGDRRYRCPHCEAAFSRSDHLKIHMKTHDNQKPFQCTICNRGYNTAAALTSHMQNHKKQIALTGSPNLTYSPRSTSSLSSSASNPKRKFSPYEQNLMMVNRTKLLKSGDLSCMYCTQNDFANIEQLGSHVQTMHSNILLNENNFHRHSSPDSVIPYTPVSCEFCTMKFPTIPLMLNHLKTSHLDKINSPHNYLEQFNKNLMSTYTSFYGAKFFDEKSDSATQSEIKTERSSCDKSVKDENGNEEMSVPVEAKTIKQEKRDDNDNSQGASEQLAPTDLSQPRLKKLKSETENLFSPSRETQKDSNNIASSPALTNPPGAYLCNQCNAALPDFESFRAHLKAHLEQGTTSSFLCQQCGITLGDPQEYEKHVTGHYLVTSAEYVCDANCSKAFSKTEELHKHLYDSHTQLLYKCILCNETFDSKVTIQVHFAVTHSNEIKLYRCSACAEVFRVEREFRNHIRSRHITPGAVQCVFCRVVCSSELEMQFHLAAHARKFKCPACPESFHVEFLLDRHMQTHHSQKEISNAGAVTPSTVHNTGNTSSLEYLHLQGQMAAAAAGWQNLYAANKFYNPLHVDTLNPLKHPGFLHGFYDSLSKSHAHRYLEHSKKGFVSPNNAPPSKALINLYNQRSASINGLYSPDHNASSSGGNSQTAGSSGVTKTQHIYSPTTSLLRYSTNTSGVPPTTSSTDGSSTGPDKQISSNSKSNSNANNFYSCGICERNDFGTESEAQTHRKIVHNLKTGVSLRCAYCSGDFRSRNELENHMKVTHNTGGKHKCLICDEIFPSPAVLAEHKLTHCKVGASGRCSHCPTTLPDVHTFKMHLTQHHQTAPGATTNASNASNNNISAGTGQEQERFPIQCICCRQTLNSEFEISLHAKFHTKSNETNERTCALCLEPLCASSDTKICDTCLKRHNFPSKLLSINNFIKSSLPPASSVAQPQEDASSHHQQPQQIQPNTVVKCNLCKKHMSSVQKLQEHLIDHTFAGCEDRGYICYLCSSVFTSSLGLQNHIADHGPQAKPYDCNHCDEAFYFRAELEHHLINHEFGKINLVAKNTNETTVVQDIKSEIPETTVKLDDESLSGPVAGTSVFKDKHETSISHSNEKLNENYKQANEDDEEYIEVEHNVEENKRIENRTSQEENGDNSNECSD, from the exons AGCTCTACTCTTCGCACACATCGTCAAGCTTTTCACCCTCCATATCGGATGGCATGACGACGCCGACCTCGTTAACCAACGACGGTGATGCAGGATTGCCGAATGGGGACTCTGCTGGCGGTGCTGATACTTCTGGAGACAAATGCCGCTCTGAGCGGCGCAACCGGAttgacaataataataaaataattaaaaacaacAATCACACTAATAGCCACAGCAAGAATAATGACGGTACTTATCGCTGTCAGTTCTGTGATAAAACATTTCCACGTCTAGGATATCTAAAGAAGCACGAGCAG AGCCATACCGAACATATGCCATTCAAGTGTGAATATTGTGCTCGTTTGTTCAAACACAAGAGGTCAAGAGATCGTCATACCAAGCTGCATACGGGAGATCGACGATATCGGTGTCCTCATTGTGAGGCAGCATTTTCGAGAAG TgatcatttaaaaattcacatGAAAACACACGACAATCAAAAGCCATTCCAGTGCACAATTTGTAACCGTGGTTACAACACCGCAGCTGCCCTAACAAGTCACATGCAGAACCACAAGAAACAAATAGCTCTAACAGGAAGCCCGAATCTAACCTATAGTCCACGTTCTACTAGCTCTCTGTCTAGTAGCGCTTCTAATCCTAAACGAAAGTTCTCACCATATGAACAGAACTTGATGATGGTCAACCGAACGAAGTTGTTAAAATCTGGAGATTTGTCTTGTATGTATTGCACGCAGAACGATTTCGCAAATATTGAACAGCTAGGATCCCATGTGCAAACGATGCACAGTAACATACTTTTaaatgaaaacaattttcatcgACATTCTTCTCCTGATTCTGTAATACCATATACTCCAGTTTCATGTGAGTTTTGTACAATGAAGTTTCCCACAATACCTTTGATGCTCAACCATCTGAAAACAAGTCATTTGGATAAAATAAATAGTCCACATAATTACTTGGAGCAGTTTAACAAAAATCTAATGAGCACGTATACTTCATTCTACGGTGCAAAATTTTTCGACGAAAAAAGCGATTCGGCTACGCAATCGGAAATAAAAACTGAACGATCTTCTTGTGACAAAAGTGTCAAAGACGAAAACGGGAATGAAGAAATGTCCGTCCCGGTGGAAGCCAAAACTataaaacaagagaaaagagaTGATAATGATAACTCCCAAGGTGCTTCTGAGCAACTTGCACCTACCGATTTAAGTCAACCACGTCTGAAGAAACTGAAATCGGAAACCGAGAATCTTTTCTCGCCTAGTCGAGAAACGCAAAAAGACAGCAACAATATCGCGTCTAGTCCAGCGTTGACCAATCCACCTGGGGCATACCTTTGCAATCAATGCAACGCAGCACTGCCCGATTTTGAATCTTTTCGCGCGCATCTGAAGGCGCATCTCGAACAAGGAACAACATCGTCGTTTCTATGCCAGCAGTGCGGTATCACATTGGGCGATCCGCAGGAATACGAAAAGCACGTGACTGGACACTATCTCGTCACCAGCGCGGAATATGTTTGCGATGCGAATTGTTCGAAAGCATTCTCCAAAACTGAAGAACTACACAAGCATTTGTATGATTCCCACACTCAACTACTTTATAAATGTATTCTCTGCAATGAAACGTTTGACAGTAAAGTTACCATACAGGTCCATTTCGCCGTTACGCACTCCAATGAGATAAAACTCTATCGGTGTTCGGCTTGCGCGGAAGTATTTCGAGTTGAGCGAGAATTCAG AAACCACATCCGATCGAGACATATCACACCCGGTGCTGTACAATGCGTATTCTGTAGAGTCGTCTGCTCGTCGGAACTTGAAATGCAGTTTCATTTGGCTGCACATGCAAGGAAATTCAA ATGTCCCGCATGTCCAGAATCATTTCACGTCGAATTCCTGTTAGATAGACATATGCAAACTCATCACAGCCAGAAGGAGATATCTAACGCTGGGGCAGTAACACCGAGCACTGTGCATAATACCGGGAACACTAGTAGCCTTGAGTATCTACATTTACAAGGTCAAATGGCCGCCGCTGCCGCTGGTTGGCAAAACTTGTATGCGGCCAATAAGTTCTACAATCCATTACATGTCGATACGCTGAATCCTCTGAAACATCCCGGGTTTCTTCACGGTTTCTATGATAGTTTAAGCAAATCGCACGCGCATCGCTATTTGGAGCATTCTAAGAAAGGATTCGTGAGTCCAAACAATGCTCCGCCATCTAAGGCGCTGATTAACCTATATAACCAAAGATCAGCATCCATCAACGGATTATATTCACCAGATCATAATGCATCGAGTTCTGGGGGAAATTCACAAACGGCTGGTTCTTCAGGTGTCACTAAGACACAACATATCTATTCTCCAACAACATCATTGCTGAGATATAGTACGAATACATCTGGTGTACCACCAACAACGAGCAGTACCGATGGGTCATCTACAGGACCTGACAagcaaatttcttcaaattccaAATCGAATAGTAATGCGAACAATTTCTACAGTTGTGGCATATGCGAGAGAAATGATTTCGGAACTGAGAGCGAGGCCCAGACTCACCGGAAAATAGTACACAATCTCAAAACGGGAGTTAGCTTACGGTGTGCTTACTGCAGCGGAGATTTCCGTTCAAG GAACGAGTTGGAGAATCATATGAAGGTTACTCATAACACCGGAGGAAAACATAAATGCTTGATATGCGATGAAATTTTTCCATCCCCTGCAGTATTAGCAGAACATAAACTTACACACTGTAAAGTTGGTGCTTCAGGTCGTTGTTCACATTGTCCGACTACTTTACCAGATGTGCACACCTTCAAAATGCACCTTACTCAACATCATCAAACTGCACCAGGCGCAACTACAAATGCAAGTAATGCGTCGAATAATAATATCAGTGCGGGAACCGGCCAGGAACAAGAACGGTTTCCAATTCAATGTATATGCTGCCGACAAACCTTGAATTCCGAATTCGAAATCAGTTTACATGCAAA ATTCCATACAAAATCCAATGAAACAAATGAACGAACATGTGCACTTTGTCTGGAACCATTATGTGCGAGTTCGGATACGAAAATATGTGACACTTGTCTTAAACGGCATAACTTCCCATCCAAATTGCTATCGATCAACAATTTCATCAAGTCATCATTACCACCTGCATCATCGGTAGCTCAACCACAAGAAGACGCCTCTAGTCATCACCAACAACCTCAACAAATTCAACCTAACACTGTAGTCAAGTGTAACCTCTGTAAAAAGCATATGTCCAGTGTACAAAAGCTTCAAGAACATCTGATTGATCACACTTTCGCTGGGTGTGAAGATCGCGGATACATATGCTATCTGTGTTCTTCTGTATTTACATCTTCCCTAGGACTACAGAATCATATTGCTGATCATGGTCCACAAGCGAAACCTTACGACTGCAACCATTGTGATGAAGCTTTCTACTTCCGAGCAGAATTGGAACACCATCTAATAAATCACGAGTTTGGTAAGATCAATTTAGTTGCTAAGAATACGAATGAAACCACTGTAGTACAAGACATTAAATCGGAAATACCAGAAACTACAGTAAAACTAGATGATGAAAGTCTATCAGGTCCAGTTGCCGGTACAAGTGTATTCAAGGATAAACATGAAACCTCGATTAGTCATAGTAATGAAAAGCTCAATGAGAACTACAAACAAGCTAATGAAGACGATGAAGAGTACATTGAAGTTGAGCATAACGttgaagaaaacaaaagaaTTGAAAACAGAACTTCTCAAGAAGAAAACGGAGACAATTCTAATGAATGTTCAGATTGA
- the LOC134227547 gene encoding zinc finger protein 423 homolog isoform X1: MSRRKQAKPRAFKHGEDGDEGMEENRESELLQTNDNSEKENNMPENDTDEDDDCDEPENDDGMAKNHIYDHESIESNDFDDDDMTSGSFCSELYSSHTSSSFSPSISDGMTTPTSLTNDGDAGLPNGDSAGGADTSGDKCRSERRNRIDNNNKIIKNNNHTNSHSKNNDGTYRCQFCDKTFPRLGYLKKHEQSHTEHMPFKCEYCARLFKHKRSRDRHTKLHTGDRRYRCPHCEAAFSRSDHLKIHMKTHDNQKPFQCTICNRGYNTAAALTSHMQNHKKQIALTGSPNLTYSPRSTSSLSSSASNPKRKFSPYEQNLMMVNRTKLLKSGDLSCMYCTQNDFANIEQLGSHVQTMHSNILLNENNFHRHSSPDSVIPYTPVSCEFCTMKFPTIPLMLNHLKTSHLDKINSPHNYLEQFNKNLMSTYTSFYGAKFFDEKSDSATQSEIKTERSSCDKSVKDENGNEEMSVPVEAKTIKQEKRDDNDNSQGASEQLAPTDLSQPRLKKLKSETENLFSPSRETQKDSNNIASSPALTNPPGAYLCNQCNAALPDFESFRAHLKAHLEQGTTSSFLCQQCGITLGDPQEYEKHVTGHYLVTSAEYVCDANCSKAFSKTEELHKHLYDSHTQLLYKCILCNETFDSKVTIQVHFAVTHSNEIKLYRCSACAEVFRVEREFRNHIRSRHITPGAVQCVFCRVVCSSELEMQFHLAAHARKFKCPACPESFHVEFLLDRHMQTHHSQKEISNAGAVTPSTVHNTGNTSSLEYLHLQGQMAAAAAGWQNLYAANKFYNPLHVDTLNPLKHPGFLHGFYDSLSKSHAHRYLEHSKKGFVSPNNAPPSKALINLYNQRSASINGLYSPDHNASSSGGNSQTAGSSGVTKTQHIYSPTTSLLRYSTNTSGVPPTTSSTDGSSTGPDKQISSNSKSNSNANNFYSCGICERNDFGTESEAQTHRKIVHNLKTGVSLRCAYCSGDFRSRNELENHMKVTHNTGGKHKCLICDEIFPSPAVLAEHKLTHCKVGASGRCSHCPTTLPDVHTFKMHLTQHHQTAPGATTNASNASNNNISAGTGQEQERFPIQCICCRQTLNSEFEISLHAKFHTKSNETNERTCALCLEPLCASSDTKICDTCLKRHNFPSKLLSINNFIKSSLPPASSVAQPQEDASSHHQQPQQIQPNTVVKCNLCKKHMSSVQKLQEHLIDHTFAGCEDRGYICYLCSSVFTSSLGLQNHIADHGPQAKPYDCNHCDEAFYFRAELEHHLINHEFGKINLVAKNTNETTVVQDIKSEIPETTVKLDDESLSGPVAGTSVFKDKHETSISHSNEKLNENYKQANEDDEEYIEVEHNVEENKRIENRTSQEENGDNSNECSD; encoded by the exons AGCTCTACTCTTCGCACACATCGTCAAGCTTTTCACCCTCCATATCGGATGGCATGACGACGCCGACCTCGTTAACCAACGACGGTGATGCAGGATTGCCGAATGGGGACTCTGCTGGCGGTGCTGATACTTCTGGAGACAAATGCCGCTCTGAGCGGCGCAACCGGAttgacaataataataaaataattaaaaacaacAATCACACTAATAGCCACAGCAAGAATAATGACGGTACTTATCGCTGTCAGTTCTGTGATAAAACATTTCCACGTCTAGGATATCTAAAGAAGCACGAGCAG AGCCATACCGAACATATGCCATTCAAGTGTGAATATTGTGCTCGTTTGTTCAAACACAAGAGGTCAAGAGATCGTCATACCAAGCTGCATACGGGAGATCGACGATATCGGTGTCCTCATTGTGAGGCAGCATTTTCGAGAAG TgatcatttaaaaattcacatGAAAACACACGACAATCAAAAGCCATTCCAGTGCACAATTTGTAACCGTGGTTACAACACCGCAGCTGCCCTAACAAGTCACATGCAGAACCACAAGAAACAAATAGCTCTAACAGGAAGCCCGAATCTAACCTATAGTCCACGTTCTACTAGCTCTCTGTCTAGTAGCGCTTCTAATCCTAAACGAAAGTTCTCACCATATGAACAGAACTTGATGATGGTCAACCGAACGAAGTTGTTAAAATCTGGAGATTTGTCTTGTATGTATTGCACGCAGAACGATTTCGCAAATATTGAACAGCTAGGATCCCATGTGCAAACGATGCACAGTAACATACTTTTaaatgaaaacaattttcatcgACATTCTTCTCCTGATTCTGTAATACCATATACTCCAGTTTCATGTGAGTTTTGTACAATGAAGTTTCCCACAATACCTTTGATGCTCAACCATCTGAAAACAAGTCATTTGGATAAAATAAATAGTCCACATAATTACTTGGAGCAGTTTAACAAAAATCTAATGAGCACGTATACTTCATTCTACGGTGCAAAATTTTTCGACGAAAAAAGCGATTCGGCTACGCAATCGGAAATAAAAACTGAACGATCTTCTTGTGACAAAAGTGTCAAAGACGAAAACGGGAATGAAGAAATGTCCGTCCCGGTGGAAGCCAAAACTataaaacaagagaaaagagaTGATAATGATAACTCCCAAGGTGCTTCTGAGCAACTTGCACCTACCGATTTAAGTCAACCACGTCTGAAGAAACTGAAATCGGAAACCGAGAATCTTTTCTCGCCTAGTCGAGAAACGCAAAAAGACAGCAACAATATCGCGTCTAGTCCAGCGTTGACCAATCCACCTGGGGCATACCTTTGCAATCAATGCAACGCAGCACTGCCCGATTTTGAATCTTTTCGCGCGCATCTGAAGGCGCATCTCGAACAAGGAACAACATCGTCGTTTCTATGCCAGCAGTGCGGTATCACATTGGGCGATCCGCAGGAATACGAAAAGCACGTGACTGGACACTATCTCGTCACCAGCGCGGAATATGTTTGCGATGCGAATTGTTCGAAAGCATTCTCCAAAACTGAAGAACTACACAAGCATTTGTATGATTCCCACACTCAACTACTTTATAAATGTATTCTCTGCAATGAAACGTTTGACAGTAAAGTTACCATACAGGTCCATTTCGCCGTTACGCACTCCAATGAGATAAAACTCTATCGGTGTTCGGCTTGCGCGGAAGTATTTCGAGTTGAGCGAGAATTCAG AAACCACATCCGATCGAGACATATCACACCCGGTGCTGTACAATGCGTATTCTGTAGAGTCGTCTGCTCGTCGGAACTTGAAATGCAGTTTCATTTGGCTGCACATGCAAGGAAATTCAA ATGTCCCGCATGTCCAGAATCATTTCACGTCGAATTCCTGTTAGATAGACATATGCAAACTCATCACAGCCAGAAGGAGATATCTAACGCTGGGGCAGTAACACCGAGCACTGTGCATAATACCGGGAACACTAGTAGCCTTGAGTATCTACATTTACAAGGTCAAATGGCCGCCGCTGCCGCTGGTTGGCAAAACTTGTATGCGGCCAATAAGTTCTACAATCCATTACATGTCGATACGCTGAATCCTCTGAAACATCCCGGGTTTCTTCACGGTTTCTATGATAGTTTAAGCAAATCGCACGCGCATCGCTATTTGGAGCATTCTAAGAAAGGATTCGTGAGTCCAAACAATGCTCCGCCATCTAAGGCGCTGATTAACCTATATAACCAAAGATCAGCATCCATCAACGGATTATATTCACCAGATCATAATGCATCGAGTTCTGGGGGAAATTCACAAACGGCTGGTTCTTCAGGTGTCACTAAGACACAACATATCTATTCTCCAACAACATCATTGCTGAGATATAGTACGAATACATCTGGTGTACCACCAACAACGAGCAGTACCGATGGGTCATCTACAGGACCTGACAagcaaatttcttcaaattccaAATCGAATAGTAATGCGAACAATTTCTACAGTTGTGGCATATGCGAGAGAAATGATTTCGGAACTGAGAGCGAGGCCCAGACTCACCGGAAAATAGTACACAATCTCAAAACGGGAGTTAGCTTACGGTGTGCTTACTGCAGCGGAGATTTCCGTTCAAG GAACGAGTTGGAGAATCATATGAAGGTTACTCATAACACCGGAGGAAAACATAAATGCTTGATATGCGATGAAATTTTTCCATCCCCTGCAGTATTAGCAGAACATAAACTTACACACTGTAAAGTTGGTGCTTCAGGTCGTTGTTCACATTGTCCGACTACTTTACCAGATGTGCACACCTTCAAAATGCACCTTACTCAACATCATCAAACTGCACCAGGCGCAACTACAAATGCAAGTAATGCGTCGAATAATAATATCAGTGCGGGAACCGGCCAGGAACAAGAACGGTTTCCAATTCAATGTATATGCTGCCGACAAACCTTGAATTCCGAATTCGAAATCAGTTTACATGCAAA ATTCCATACAAAATCCAATGAAACAAATGAACGAACATGTGCACTTTGTCTGGAACCATTATGTGCGAGTTCGGATACGAAAATATGTGACACTTGTCTTAAACGGCATAACTTCCCATCCAAATTGCTATCGATCAACAATTTCATCAAGTCATCATTACCACCTGCATCATCGGTAGCTCAACCACAAGAAGACGCCTCTAGTCATCACCAACAACCTCAACAAATTCAACCTAACACTGTAGTCAAGTGTAACCTCTGTAAAAAGCATATGTCCAGTGTACAAAAGCTTCAAGAACATCTGATTGATCACACTTTCGCTGGGTGTGAAGATCGCGGATACATATGCTATCTGTGTTCTTCTGTATTTACATCTTCCCTAGGACTACAGAATCATATTGCTGATCATGGTCCACAAGCGAAACCTTACGACTGCAACCATTGTGATGAAGCTTTCTACTTCCGAGCAGAATTGGAACACCATCTAATAAATCACGAGTTTGGTAAGATCAATTTAGTTGCTAAGAATACGAATGAAACCACTGTAGTACAAGACATTAAATCGGAAATACCAGAAACTACAGTAAAACTAGATGATGAAAGTCTATCAGGTCCAGTTGCCGGTACAAGTGTATTCAAGGATAAACATGAAACCTCGATTAGTCATAGTAATGAAAAGCTCAATGAGAACTACAAACAAGCTAATGAAGACGATGAAGAGTACATTGAAGTTGAGCATAACGttgaagaaaacaaaagaaTTGAAAACAGAACTTCTCAAGAAGAAAACGGAGACAATTCTAATGAATGTTCAGATTGA